The window GTGCATGGGGATTCAAGGCAGCCCTCCGTGGATGGCGAGGACAACTTCCGCTACTTCCTTGCCCAGATGGGCCGCTTCACCTGTCTGCGCGAGCTCAGCATGGGCTCCTCTCTCCTTTCAGGGAGGCTGGACCAGCTGCTCAGGTGAGCGGGCCCCACcactgccctgcccctcccttcTGTAGGGACCCTCCCTGGCTCTGCCTGTCTGTGACCCCCGTGTCCCCTGTAGCACCCTGCAGAGCCCCCTGGAGAGCCTGGAGTTGGCCTTCTGTGCTCTGTTGCCTGAGGACCTGCGCTTCCTGGCACGGAGCCCCCATGCTGCCCACCTCAAGAAGTTGGACCTGAGTGGTAACGACCTGTCTGGCAGCCAGCTGGCACCCTTCCAGGGTCTGCTGCAGGCATCAGCAGCCACACTACTGCATCTGGAGCTGACTGAGTGCCAGCTTGCAGACACCCAGCTGTTGGCCACACTACCCATCCTGACTCGGTGCACCAGTCTCCGGTACCTTGGCCTCTATGGCAACCCACTGTCCATGGCAGGCCTCAAGGAGCTGTTGCGGGACTCAGCGGTGCAGGCTGAGCTGCGTACTGTGGTGCACCCCTTCCCTGTGGACTGCTATGAGGGCTTGCCCTGGCCGCCGCCTGCCTCTGTCCTGCTGGAGGCCTCCATCAATGAGGAGAAGTTTGCCCGCGTAGAAGCAGAGTTGCATCAGCTGCTTCTAGCCTCAGGCCGTGCCCATGTGCTCTGGACCACGGACATCTACGGGCGACTGGCTGCAGACTACTTCAGCCTATGATGTAGTAGCTCTGGGTGAGACACAGGCTGTCCTGCAGTCTCTTTAGGTAGGCAGGGCCTTTGCTGGGACCCTGGTGGAGGCCTGTCACAAAAGCACTGGTTTCTGGTTTCCTGCTGGGTCCGCCTTGCTTCTGGGCACACCTTGAGCCTCCCCTGCTTTCTGCAGTGCCCCACGCGGTTTTCCCTGCACTTGCTCCATGATTGGCTGACCATCTGTGGGCCCCAGGGCTGGATGTCAGGCCTCCATTGCCCTGCTCAGTTTGGCTGCATTTGGCTACCCTCTGGGGTTCTGGTCCTTTGTGCAAATGCTTTGGGATCCCACTTGTGAGTTGAGAGAGATgatggcctctctgagcctttccCATCCCTTTACTGAGAGCTCAGTGCTCTGGGGTTGAAGTTGGACAGAGGCTGCTTCAGGGAGGCTGGGGTCCCCAGGCACTCGTGCCTCTTAACGTGCTCCCTGCCCTGCCACCCAGCAACCCCACTGGGCTGGGCTCCGGCTGGAGGGGGTCATCAAGGTACAAATGTGCCTGGAAATTGAATTtatggctgtttttttttctgtccacaTCGGTCAGCCTTATCCTTATCTCTGCTGTCACCATCCCCAACATGGCCACTGGGCAACAACTGCCATCCAGCCTGCCCGCAGGGCGGCCCCGTCTGCACTGCCGGCCAGTCCTTGCTCTTCCCACCTTTCGGAGGCCCAAGATCCTACCGTGGCCGGCCAGGGCCAGCGAGGGACTCCCCCCCCCCTGCAGAGCTGGAGGTTGGGGTGATGTCTTTTCGGAAGAACTTCAAGGGAGGTGTTGGGGCCTCCCTGGCCACCTTCCATTGCTACCCCAGGACTCCCGAGTGCAACGCTCCCGGTGCGCGTCCCACAGACGGCTCACCGCACACTGCGCGGCTTCCACCTTTACTGACGGAGCATGTGCGCGGCCGCGCCGGCCAATCCCCAGCGCCCACGTCATCTGCCCGCGCCCGCCGCCCTAGCAGTGGATTTCGTAGGCGACCGGCGGGGGCACGCGGAgtcccggccccgccccctccgCTGGTCCGCAGTCCGCGGGCGCCTCCGCCGGACCCTCGGCGAAGAGCGGCTTGGAGCGGTTGATGACAAACATCTCGTGTCCACGCTCGTCGCGGAGCTCCTCTAGCTGTGCGAACGTGCAGGGGCCGTCCGAGTAGTCGTTGACGAACAGCGCGCCCTCCCCCGGTGGCCCCCGCGCCTTTTTTCGCCTGCGGCGCCGGCGACAGATCATGGCGACCAGGAGCAGCGCCGTGAGCGCCAGCAGCGCGATGGCCGCCGCAATGGCCGTCTGCGTGGCCAGGCCCAGGGCGCGGAAGGCCATGCTTCCCGCCTCGGGCCGGGACTCGCGACCAGCGGGGCGGGCggcaggaggtggcggttgcgcGGGCTGCTGCGGCTGCTGCCGGGACGCGTTGACCAGGAGCCGGAAGGGCACGCGGGCAGCGCCACCAGCATTGGAGGCCTCGCACTCGTACTTGCCGGCATGGGCCAGCGTGATGTTGCTGAGGAAGAGCATGCCACTGCCCGTGTCGGATGCCGAGTGTCCGCCCAGGCCCGGCGCCCCACCTTCTAGCTGGGCCTGGGCTCGCGGCCGGCCCTCGCGAGGCTGGGGCACCTTTCTCCAGGTCACCAATGGCTGCGGGTAGCCGGAGGCTTGGCAGGCAACCCGCAGGTCCTCACCCAGGTTGGCTGTGAGCTCCAGCGGCTGCACGTGGACAGAGGGCGGAATGCAGATGAGGCTGCTGTGGGATACGTCCAGGAGACTCTGGAGCGCCAGGCGCGGGGGCTCTGCACACATAATCTTCCTGTCCCTGGAGGTGAGCAGCCGCTGGCCGCCCTCCTTGATCCAGGCACCCAGCCAGTGCAGGGCGCAGTCACAGCGCCATGGGTTCTCTGTGGGAGAGCAGCATCAGGCAGGTGGCTTGAGGATGGTGCTACAACAGAGCCTGTGCAGTTGGGGTTCTGCGGGCCAGGGCAGGGGCCTCTTTCCCACCTACCACAGCCTTTTCACACGGAGTCCAAGGCCCCTGCCACCCCTTCCTTCACCCCAAGCTCCTTGGGGCGGCAGCAGCCCTtcacccccgccccgcccccctcCGCCTTAGCTCTGTGATGCCTGCCTGTTACAGATCACTTTTGCGTCAGTCTCTGAGAAAGCACCTGCTCCTCAAATCTTCCTGCAACAAGTGCCACTGTTTTTCGGAACCTGGGCTTCCACATAGGCATCTCACCAGCACTGAAACCTTACAAGTCCTCTCAGCCTTGTCTTTGGATGTTCTCTCGGGAATGTCCCCAGTCCTGATCAGCTGTCTCTCTCCTTTGCAATTTTTGTCTCCCCTCAGGTCATAAAAGTGTACAGAATCCTCAACTCTGTTAAGTCACCCTGTGGGGTTCCTGTCTTTTCTTCCTCAGGCAGGGTGCCTGAGCTGTATCCCCCAGCACGCCCATTCCCGCAGCCCTCCACTGTGGCTGCAGGCGATGGTGCGGCCCTCCAGACTGCTGCCCAGTTGCCTGCTGTCAAAGCCCCTCCACACATGAGCCTGTTCCCTACTGCCACCACCTGGCCAAGACAGAGACACTTTCCGAGGAAGAGGTACCTGTGAGGCGCAGGACTTGCAGACTGGCCAGGGGCTGCAGCGCCTCTCGGCTGATGGTACCCAGCTGGTTCCTGCTGAGGTCCAGCAGTGCTAGGGAGGACAGCCCCGCTAGAGCCTGGTCCTCCAGCAGCTCAATGCTGTTTTCTTGCAGGTGAAGCTCCTGCAGTCGCTGAAGTAGGGACAGCAGATCGTGAGGAAAAAGGGCGCCGAGGTTGGGGGCATGCCCCCCCTTCTTACCAAGCTACACTACGTTGCCTTTTCTAACTACTCCAGCCCTACAGGGCGAGCGGCCATAATGGAGTCTCCCGCCCCTTCAGCCCCCAGGCGCTCACCGGCAGGTGCAAGAAGGTGAAATCCAGCAGCCGCGCCAGCTGGTTGCCCGCCAGGTAGAGCACGCGCAGCTGGGCCAGGCCTGCGAAGGCGCCGCTGCGCAAGGCGCGCAGCCGGTTGCTGGTGAGCGCCAGCTCCAGCAGGCGCGGCTGCGCGCGGAAGGCGCCGGCCTCCAGGGCGCGCAGGCTGTTGTTGTGCAGGTAGAGCCGCCGCAGAGCGGCGAGCGGCGCCAGGGCTCCTGGCTCCAGGCGCGCGATGTTGTTGTCCTGCAGGAACAGTGTCTGCAGGCCGGGGAAAGGGGAGGCGCTTACCCCGTTGTGGGGGTCTTCTCCCTGGGGGCACCCTGTCCTCCCGCAGCTCCACACAGTGCCCACCTGCGTCCCTGGCGGGATTCCCAGCGGGACGACACGCAACCGCAGGGCGCCGCACTCCACTGTGGCGCTGTAGCAGCGACAGGCTGCTGGGCAGCCGGCGGTGCGGGGcggcagtagcagcagcagcagcagcagcagcgcggGGGCCCCCGGGGCCATCTCCTGAGGCCCAGCTCCTCACCGGCCCTTCCGCGGTTCAGCCGCGGACGCGTGCCCTCCTGAAACACAGGTTGGCAGGCCAGTCTCGGCAGTCGAGAGCCAGCCAATAGATGGAATGGAGGCCTGCACCTGCGTCTAACTTTTGACGCTATAAATCGGTTCAAGAAACTAATAAAACGTTCGGTTTTCTCCTTtgacaaaaacattttcttaaagctCTGGGGCATCAGGTTCGAATTTAGAATTCCTGGTGTCCTCTTCACAGGATGTGACCATGTAGGGAGAGCCACCCAACCCTGtcaccttctcttcctcctccacccatGCCCAGCAGGTCAGGAGCTTCCTGCTCAGGACATGGATGTGTGTGGCTTGCTGCCCCCGACTCTACCCCCAGGCAAGTGGTTGCTGTTTGGTTCTACGGTGCAAGAAGCTGGAAGTACAGGGTATGGGCTTGGGAACTTTGCTTAGGTGACAAAGCCTGGGGCCCCATTACCCAAGCATAGCTAGGAAGGGGAGAACAGGCCCTGGCAGACACACCTCCTTTTCATCCTGTGGGGGCCCAGGCAGAGCTGGCTTCAGAGGAGCTACGAGCCCCAGGGAATTCAAGGCACAGCTTTGTCCAGCACCTGCTCCTGGCCTAGGGGTGGGACCAGCTTAACTAGAATTGGGTCTTTTTCTCAGGTAACCTGTCAAGAGAATTAGGGGATGAGAAAAATAATGGGAAAGTCGGCTCAGGAGCCATGGGTCTGTGCTTCCCATGCTGGACCCCAGAAAGGTGTCCTGTCTTTGGGGATAGATGGGGCCCTGGGAAAGCTGGGGTGGgacggggcgggggggggggggggacctTGGGCCACCAATTGGGTTTCTGGTGTGGCTTCCCAAATGGGCTCTGGGAGCAGTGTGATGTCTGAGATCAGCAAGGAGCAGGGAGTTTGCTGGGGGACCATATGCATGTACTTATCCTAAAGAAATGGGAAGGCTGGGGTCTGGTTTCAGGAACAAGGAGCCTAGTTTTAAAAGCAGGGATCTGGACTAAGCCAGCCAGCCTACCTGAAGCCAGGGAAGACAGGGCTGCAGGTGTCCTGTCTCCCAGCCTCATCTGGCAGGCCTCCCCAAACATTTGCCTGTCCACCAGCTCTTCCTCTTTGCCGAGTCATGTGGAAAGGGACGGGACCAAGTGGCCTTGGTGTTTGTTTAAATCTTGCCCTAAATTGTAACTCATATGATTATTTAAAGTCACTAGAGATAAATAAGCACAGCAATAGTTTTAATGGAATAGCTCTGGCCCAGGCGGAGGCAGTTCCCAGATGTCTCAAGATGCGTGTGAACCCCAAGAAGTTGGGGGCGTTTTCTGGGCCCCTGGGATCCATTCCCTGGGTAAAAAGGGTTGGTACGTGGCTCCAGGCCTGGCCCAGTCAGCCTCCAGCAGGAAGGCTTCTCAAGTGGAAAAGGTTCTTGGCCTCAGATCTCAGGGCTCTGCTGCTCACGCTGACCCCCCCTAGATGCAGATTGGTGTAGAAAGGCCTGCCAGAGCAGGGATGAGGGCCCCAGGCTGGAAGAAGCCCAGAAATCCTTTTACCAGAGGACACCCCCTAATCCGCTGGGCAGGGGCGGGGTGTCACACGCAGGATTCCGCGACGACTGTAACTGCCTCCTGGGCGCCCCTCTGTGTGGGAGGCggggagggaagaggatggaACGCCCTGTGTGGCCTAGGGCACAGTGCGAGGCCCAAGTTGGTCTCTGGGCGGCCCTTGCGCACCTCTGCAGCACTGCGACCCGGTGCCTGTATCCCCCACGGTCTCCTCTGCTACCCACGAGCGCCGGTCGGTTTTCGGCCGGGCTCAGGGAGGGCGTGGCCTCCGCGTTCCCCATCCCCCTCCAAGACCCACGCCCTTCTCGAAGCGCACCAGGGTCAGAGCCAGGGTGGTCCCCGACCCCCCAGTCTCCCCACGCCTGGTGATCTTGGGCCGGGCGTCCCCTCACCTGACGCTCCCGCGGCGAGCGGCTCCCCCGCCGTGCAGGTGGCGGCCCCGGTCTGAGCAGCGGCCGGGCTGGGAGGGGGCGGGGGAAGCTCGCGCACGCGCACCAGAGTCCCGCGCCCGCCGCCTGGGCCTGACGTCTCCAGCGCGGGCCAATCCGGAGGGCGCCGGAGTCGGGTGCGCGGGGGGCGCGCGCCGTGGGGAGCGGAGGGTCCGGGAAGGCCGGGCCGCGGCAGCACCAAGGACAGCGCCGGATAGGGGGGCGGGGCGCGCAGGCGCACTAGGCTGTCGCGAATACGGGTGGCGCGGGCTTTCCGGGGCGTGGGGTCCCGCGGGAGCGGGGTGAGGGGCGCCCGCGGCCTCCCGCCTGTCCCGTGGCCCCGCTCAGGGCGGCCGAGCCGCGAGCAGCAGCGGGGCCAGGTCCATGGTGAGGGCGAGGCGGCGGCCCTGCCAGCGCACGTGCGAGGGCAGCGCGGGCGCGCCGGGCCCGTACTCGAAGCAGGTGCTGAGCTCGAAGGCCAGGGCTGAGCGCACCAGGCCCACGCCGCCCGCACGCTCCGGCGCCGGGTGGTACAGGCGCCCGTTGGCGGCCAGGGGCAGCAGGCGCGCCGGCTCGAAGGGCACGGCCAGGGCCTCACCACCGCCGCAGTAGGAAAGGCGCGGAGGCCTGTGGTCCGCGGTCAGCAGGTGCGTGAAGACCACCGGCCGATCCTCGCAGCGCAGGAAGTTGCGCTCTCTGCCGCAGGGCGAGAGGAAGGGGAAGGCGGCCTCGTAGCGCCCGCTGCGGTTGGGTCTCAGGCGGGAGAAGAAGGTGACCAGGAACTGCGGGTCTGGGGGATGAAGGGCACAGATGCTCAGCGCGCTGGGCTCCCAAGGCTGCCGGGCCCAGGACCACACCGAAGGCAGGCGCCGGCGGCAAGAGGTTCGCCTGGCCTCACTCAGCGGGGCTCCTGAGCGCAGGACGCCCACTCCTTGGTGCGCTGGGCCCATTGGCAGAGTCGGGGAGCCCATCCGGGGCTGCccgaagggagaaagaaagggctgGGGAGGAAGGCACAACATTACCTTTGAAGCAGGTGATGAAATTCTTCATTTTGGAATCATCCAGGAAAAGCTGCAAACAGAGGGCCGGGCCATGATGAGTCCCAGCGTGCAGGGGGAGGCTGGGAAGCTCGGGAGGTCCCGAACCGGCCCGAGCCCACTTTTCCTGCTTGTCTGTGCACGCCGAATGCAGGGAGGCTCGTGGAAGGTAAACCCGGGGGCCCTGCCGACTTCTCCGCATCTATGCGCACTTCTGCTCCCTGGTCAGTCAAGCCTTTCCTGCACCTTTTCCCTCTTTTCAAGTTTGTAATCAGTTGTGTCACCTCCTCCGCGGAGACTACCTGGCTTGCTGCCTCCCGGACACGCCGCTGCCTTTGACAGGGCTTCCAAAAAAATGCGGGGCGGCCCGGGTGTCTCCCTGGCAGCGGCGAGAAGTCAGCGCCAGGGCTGGGGGCTTGCAGGGCAGAGTCCGGAGCTGCACGACGCAGCAGGGACGCGGCCCGTGTAGGAGGAGCCTCAGCCGGACCGACCCAGCTCCCGTCTTTCCAGCGCGCGCTCCTCCAGCTCTGCCGAGTCCAGGTCGCCCAccgccccggccccgcccacCCACGTGGGACTTCCCTTCGGCCCCGCCCTTCGGGCAACTGCCGCGCCCACAGAAACCCTCGCCTCCGGCCCCGCCCACAGGCACCTCTCCCGGCCCCGCCCCTCGAGCAACGGCCTTGCCTCCTCCCACCTGGCCCTGGTGGTCCACGTAGTAGAAATACTCGCGGGTCTGGGGTTCGGGCCTCTGTCCCTGCGTGTAGGAAACGCCCCCATCCCCGCTGCAGGGCCGGGCTCCCCGCGACCGCGCCAAGGCCAGGCTCCGGAGCGCCCCGCACTGCGACCACATTCTCCTCCCGCGCCGGAAGCGGCCAGCAGGTCACGCCGAGGGCGGTGCCGCGCGAACTCGCGCCCGCCCCCAGCAGCCCCGCGCCTCGCGTTCCGGCGGCGCCCGCCTCCGCGACCCGGGCCCGGCGCTCTTCCCTTTCCCTGTGGCCTCGGGGTCTCGCCCGCCCTGGCCTTCCGAGCGGCGTACCCGGCCCCGCCCCTTCCGGTCGGCCCCGCGTCTCTTCCCGCCCCCGGCCGCGCCCACAAGGAACAGAAGACGGCGTAGGGTCCATGTGCACTTTATTCACTCGCGTCGTCGCCTCTCGGGTCCATGCGTCGGGGCGAGCGTCTGAGCCGGGAGGGGCCACCCGACTGAGGACGCCGCCCGGGCCTCGGCAGGGCTGggccttttgtttttaataaataaaaacggaactctaaaaaatatatatataaaaactgggGAGAAATTAAGTTTTACAACAATTGGAACTCAAAATTCCAAAATGGAAAATGTACAGACTCGGTCCCCCAGCAGCTCTGGCCTCGAGAACAGGCAGTCCCGGGCGCGGCGTCTTCACGCTCGTCAGCTGCAGGTCGGGGACGGGGATGGGGTAGAGCTTGGTTTTTGGTCAGAAGCCAAGAAAAAAGAtcggagaagaaaagaaggaatgacCTCAACTTCCTCTGCACGGAGGACGGGGACGGCTCAGAGATAAATAGCATTTAGGTTAAAACTATGTCATTAGCAAATTTAGTTCTTATATCTTTCCCTCTATTTATATCTCTATACACAGGTGGGCTGCGATGCAGGATAGATTCTGGATTTATAGTTACACGAAGAAAAAATACTCtcgcccctcccccaccctgcccccagaatgcctgcccagccctgccccctaCCCCAGAGGACTTTGGTTTGggggcccccaccccacccaccgaGAGCCTGCCAGACCCCGGGCCCACTGCCCTGGAGCCCCCAAACTCCTGAGCAGTCACCAGCTGGGGACCACGGGCCGAGGAAGGGAGAGGCGGCGGGACAGGTCGGGAAGCTCCCCCGGGGCTGGGAAGAGCTGCAGCTCAGGACAAGGAccggaggaagggaaggagacggGGGCGGCTGGGCAAGGCCCAGGCCAGGACGCACAGGAGCCACGGGGAGGCAGCCCGGCCCCACGGAGGGCAGTGTCGCTCGGCTCCAGGACACTGAAGGCACTGAAGGCACTTTCTCGGAGCTGACCTGGGGCCAGCGGAGGGCGAGGCTGTGCCCGCGGGAACTGGCCGTGAGGTGGGGGGCCAGAGGCGCCCTCCCTGCCGCTGCTCTGCCCTGGCTGCACCCTCAGACCAGGCAGAAGACGTGGGGAGCGCCGGGGccaggggcctgggggaggggaggaggttgCAGGGCTGGGCCGGGCGATTCTGGCCCCTCTGCCGGGAGAGCAAGTGCGGGGTTCGGCCTGGCTCGGGGCGGCAGGACGTCCCTCCTGTCCCCGGGCGCCCCCACTACAGCACACCCTCCATGAAGCTGGTGTCCAGGTGCTGGATGAGCACGCGCAGGAAGGACATCTCCTTGCGGGTGTTCTCGAAGATAACGCGCGGGTCGTCGGACTGGCAGCGCAGGCAGTTGGGCGCCATCACCATGGCCAGGTTGCTTACATCCATCTTGGTGACCGCGACGTTGGCCGGCTGCACGAAGACCTGGAGGAGGAGCGAGGGTGGGCAcggaggggcggggagggggaagCGGCGGGGACCCCCCGCGGAGGGAAGTACCTGCAGGAAGCGGATGAGGTAGCAGAGCACCATGCGGTTGATGCGGGGCAGCGCGTGCACCACGGCCACCGCCGCCTCGGGGCTGTCGTAGTGCGCGATGCACTGCTCGTAGAACTCGTGCGGGATCAGGGGCTCCTCCAGCTCCCGGTACCACAGCTTCAGCAGGGATGCTGGGGACACAGCACGGGGCTTAGCGGGCCTGCTCGGCGGGCACCCCTGGGCCAAGTGGGGTTCTGTGGCGGACACGAGGGGTGCTGTGGGTGACAGGCTGGGAGGGCCGGCCCATTCTGGACAGGGCCCATCTGACCCGGCTGGGCCCGGACCCCGGAGGGCCTTTCAGCTCCTAGGGGCCTGAACTTGATCCTGGAGGCATGGGGGTCACGCCAGCAAAGACGTGCGAAACAGGATTTTTCTCAGGAGTCTGTGCAGCTGCCGTGAGGGGGTGTCTGCACAGCAGGCATGGCGGAAGGGCACAGGGCAGAGAGCAGCAGGTTGGCAGTGGGCTGCATTGCACAGGCAGGCCTCGGGGTGCCCCGCAGACACCTGGGGAGACTGTGCAATGGGCAGGAGGGAGGATGTGCTGGAAGTGACTGGGAAGCCATCGTATCACCAGGCAGGAGGCAGGATCAGGGTGAACTCCAGAGGCGGAGACAGGGACCCCTTAGCCACAGCCTGAGCCAGGCCTGCTCTGCTGCAGTGTGGAGGACTCACCAGGGACGTGGGGGTCTTCCAGGCCTGTGGGCACCTTCCACTGGTCCACCTGCAGCTTCAGAGCATTCACCTCGTCAATGTCCCCAGGGACCCTGCAGGGCACAGGGCAGGTCTCAGGCAACAGGAGCCTGCGCTGCGGCTTCATGATTCCGCCTGGACACTCCCTTCGGTCGGCCCCTGCTGACCCCTGGAGGGAGCAAAACCTCAGGACCCCCTGCCACCCCAGTTGGCCTCTTTCCCACGAACATGGGTGGATGGCACTCTTCAGGATTCCTGCCCCACACACCTGGGTCCGAGTGTGGTGTTTCCCCAGGCCACCGTCCATCCCTGGACCCCTGCTGGCTCCCTGTGTGGATGCCCTCACCAAAGGGCCACTGGGGCTCAACctgcaagcctcagtttccccagctgccCTCCTGGGGCCTAGGTACCCCTTGCCCTGACAGGTGAGTCACGGGAGTGGGTGGCACCCTGTGCCATCCCTGTTCACAGACAAGGGCTGCCTGTCATCTGAGGCTCACACCCTGGGCTGCCCATGGCTGGTGTCCAAGCATGCTCTGGACCGCTGGTGGCCATCTGCAGGGGCGCCCTCCCTGGCTGGCTGTGCTTCCTCTTCAGAATGGGTCCTGTCCTCTTTCCTGGCCTGCACACACTCGGGGTCAGCTTCCACACTGTGGCCCCAGCCTTCCATCTGCTCTCAGGTAGGGGTGGGAAAGCAGCCCAGCAGGCCTGAGGCTTAATGGCCCCTACATGCCAGAGATGCATGGTGGACACACAGCTGTGGCCCCCACACCCGGCGCCCGGGGTTGCCGTGGCACCTGAAGATGCCCTCTGTCTGGTCACCGTTGAGCGCCAGCACCTCCTCAGAGAGCCGTGTCTGCACCCAGGGCAGCTGGCGCTCAGGGTAGCGCTCCCTCTGCATGCCCATGACCTCCTGCAGTGCGCTGCCAAACATGGACGGGCTGAACACGGCGTTCTTGGCGTGCCGGATCTCCTCCACGTTGGGCTTCTTCAGCCCCTGTGAAGACAGAGGCTCTGTCCTGGTCTGGCCTGGCCGTCCTGCTTCCAGCCCTCCTTGCCCCCAAACCCTAACTCCTCCTGGGCTGCCCCTGGctctgcctcccctcctctcATCCCTGTGGACTCCTGGCTCCAACTAGAGCTACGGACAGGCCCAGCTCCCCGGCCGGAGTCACTGTCTACAGCACCAGCTCGCAGGGTCCCTTGGGAAGGTGGGAGTGTCCCTTGGGCCGGCCAGGGCTGTCAGGGAGCACAGCACAGGCCAAGCTGGCTGAGCTGGGGTGAAACTTCCAGAAGTCTGTGGCAGGGCTGAGAGCCCTGGGGAGGGTGTGATGCGACCAGTGCATCAGAGATAAGAGGACATGGGGAAGGGGCCAGGCTCTTGGGACAGGTACAGGGAATGAGGTCCTGTGGCGCGGTCTGACTGAAGCCCTTTGCCTGCCTTGCTCCTGAGCTGGGAGTCTGGGCCTGGGAAGAGCCCCTGGGGGAGGGTACAGGTCAGAACACGGGGTCGGCCTGGCGCACCCCACCACTCACCTAGGTGGGCTCTGTGTGGCACCCTCTGCACTTCTGCCCCACACCAAACTGCAGGCAGGGCTCCTGGGGCTGTCCACCAAGGGTCTGTGTCCCCGcctgccctccccagccccccaggCGCACCCGTACCTTCTTGGCCCCGGTCAAGGCTGCCTTCTGCAGCTTGTGGTAACAGTACTTGGCATATGTGCTTATCGCCACCCCTGGAAAGAAATGGGAC of the Chlorocebus sabaeus isolate Y175 chromosome 8, mChlSab1.0.hap1, whole genome shotgun sequence genome contains:
- the LRRC14 gene encoding leucine-rich repeat-containing protein 14 isoform X2; translated protein: MHTLVFLSTRQVLQCQPAACQALPLLPRELFPLLFKVAFMDKKTVVLRELVHTWPFPLLSFQQLLQECAHCSRALLQERPSTESMQAVILGLTARLHTPEPGASTQPLCRKHALRVLDMTGLLDDGVEQDPGTMSMWDCTAAVARTCIAQQQGGAAEPGPAPIPVEHLASLRLHYVHGDSRQPSVDGEDNFRYFLAQMGRFTCLRELSMGSSLLSGRLDQLLSTLQSPLESLELAFCALLPEDLRFLARSPHAAHLKKLDLSGNDLSGSQLAPFQGLLQASAATLLHLELTECQLADTQLLATLPILTRCTSLRYLGLYGNPLSMAGLKELLRDSAVQAELRTVVHPFPVDCYEGLPWPPPASVLLEASINEEKFARVEAELHQLLLASGRAHVLWTTDIYGRLAADYFSL
- the LRRC24 gene encoding leucine-rich repeat-containing protein 24, which codes for MAPGAPALLLLLLLLLPPRTAGCPAACRCYSATVECGALRLRVVPLGIPPGTQTLFLQDNNIARLEPGALAPLAALRRLYLHNNSLRALEAGAFRAQPRLLELALTSNRLRALRSGAFAGLAQLRVLYLAGNQLARLLDFTFLHLPRLQELHLQENSIELLEDQALAGLSSLALLDLSRNQLGTISREALQPLASLQVLRLTENPWRCDCALHWLGAWIKEGGQRLLTSRDRKIMCAEPPRLALQSLLDVSHSSLICIPPSVHVQPLELTANLGEDLRVACQASGYPQPLVTWRKVPQPREGRPRAQAQLEGGAPGLGGHSASDTGSGMLFLSNITLAHAGKYECEASNAGGAARVPFRLLVNASRQQPQQPAQPPPPAARPAGRESRPEAGSMAFRALGLATQTAIAAAIALLALTALLLVAMICRRRRRRKKARGPPGEGALFVNDYSDGPCTFAQLEELRDERGHEMFVINRSKPLFAEGPAEAPADCGPAEGAGPGLRVPPPVAYEIHC
- the C8H8orf82 gene encoding UPF0598 protein C8orf82 homolog encodes the protein MWSQCGALRSLALARSRGARPCSGDGGVSYTQGQRPEPQTREYFYYVDHQGQLFLDDSKMKNFITCFKDPQFLVTFFSRLRPNRSGRYEAAFPFLSPCGRERNFLRCEDRPVVFTHLLTADHRPPRLSYCGGGEALAVPFEPARLLPLAANGRLYHPAPERAGGVGLVRSALAFELSTCFEYGPGAPALPSHVRWQGRRLALTMDLAPLLLAARPP